In the Prionailurus viverrinus isolate Anna chromosome A3, UM_Priviv_1.0, whole genome shotgun sequence genome, TAGTGCAATTAACCAAGGTTATCCTGACTGAAATGGAGGGTAGCACGGGAGGGTCCAGACAAAGCATTACAAGACAGAATAAATTGTATAGAAGCCCCTCCCAGGAAATGAGAAGTACCCAGTGGCTACTGTTAGTCAGCTATAGTTAAGACTTACaaacattttggggtgcctgggtggctcagttggttaagtgcctgactcttgattttggctcaggtcataatctcatggttggtgagatggagcctctagtgggttctgtgctgacagcttggagcctgcttgggattctctctctccctctctcccctcccctcccctgctttggtgcaatctctctccaaataaacagacattaataaaaaatttaaaaaaaagacttagaaatattttgattCTTTAATATCTGTCCTTGTAACAGAAaaacactcaacaagtatttattgagtatttactatgtgccaggtactcttcTAATGCTGGTGACTATAGCAATGAGTAAAACAGATAAAGTTCTTGCCCTCATTGAACTTATATTCCAGTGAGGGAAGATAGACAAAATAAGTGGAGGTTGGATATATGAATCTGGAGATCAAGAGTGAAGTTGGTCTAGAGATATGAATGAATGTAGGAGTTGTCAGGctatatatgatatttatagCAGATATTTATAGCTATGAGACTAGAGAACTAGATCCAAAAGAGAAAAGGTCCAAGGACAGCCCTAGGCACTCTCATGCTCACATGCTGGAGTGgggaaaggcaggaaaggaggcCAAGAAAGGATGGGCAGGGAGACAGGTGGAAAACCAGAGAGAGGTGTCTTGGTGCCCAACTGAACAAACTATTTCAAGGAGGAGGGGAGTGATCACTGTGTCAGTGATGCAGACAGGTTGAGTAAGATGAGGGATCAGAAACGACTACTGGATTTAGCTCCATAGAGGGGAGTGGCCAGAGCAGTTCTGGCAGAGCAGAAGAGTAAATCTAATCTAATTAGTAAATCTAAGAGTAAATCTAATTGTAGAGGACTAACAGAAGGAGAAAGTTACACAGCAATTCAAGAATCAAAATTTCAAAGAGCCTATCTACAAAATTAGCTGTAGTTCGGGACCTTGGATTAAGTTATTCCTCACAGTGTCAGTCATTTTGAAGAATTCTGTATAGCAGAATGTAAAAATTGTATACTAGATACAATTTTTCCCATGCAGACAGAATCTCAGGCTATGAAAAACTGGTTCAGAAGGGGGCTCTGCTTTTCCAACCTGCAGGAAAGTATAGTCATAGGAAGGGAATAAAATGAAGTTGTGGCTACCCTTTTCTCCAGAGACAGATACAGTGGATACCTTTTGCTCTTAGCGACCTCAGAAGGGCTTGTGAGGAAGGCATCAATGAGTCAGCAATACTAATGCTTCATATAAATGACTGCTCTTTAGTGACACAGGAGCTGCCCTTTGGGTATAGCAAACAGGGGGGGTTCTGGGTGGGCAATATTGCTCTAATCTGCACCTCTTTAAGACTAGCCTACTTCACTTTCCTGGGGATTGTACTATTTTaagaatgaattaatacatgtttGAGAAAGCTTTATACTATACACTATACGTATTATATTTTGTATCTATGGGGGAAAAAGGCTTTTGATCATGAACTCCCTTTTACAACACTGTTTCTATGGGAAATACTTATAGCACTCAACCTCCAGGAGTTTTTCACAAATTTCAAACCCTGTAAAGACTGGCTGGCCACACGACTGTTCAAATATTAAAAGAACCAAGACATTAAAGCCAAACACTTGTCATCTCCTGCAAAAGAGCAATATCAAGGACCGGAGTCCTCTGTTTGGGCTTTCCTCACCTGGAACTTCTCCAGCTCAGTGGTCACCAGGGCCTGGGCTTGGGCCAGAGGTGCATGGCAGCGTTCAATGCACTGGTGCACCTGCTGCATGGACGCCTGGCTGTCTTCACAACAGTTGGCACTGCACCGGAACATGaggccctggggagggtgggcagagtgAAGTTAGGTAGGAAAGCCTCTGGGGCAGAGATAACCATGGAGTGCAACAGAGGAGCGCCTACATTTGCACCTCTCCTTCTAACAGACATCAACAACCTAAACCCACAAATGGGAAAATTATCCTCAAAGCCTAGCAGAGTGTTTCGTGGTCTTCTTGCTGCTAGCTCATTGGCACTTGTTGCACAGATGGCTAGGTGGACGAAGAAGGTGGCGGTTGGTCAAGTTGGAAGCTAAGTTCTGAAAACCCGGTACCTATATCACAGGGTTCAGAGGTCAGTAACCTAGAAATCTACATTCCACCAGGGGGCCACTGATCCATTAATCAATGACTCCAGAGCACTACAAGAGAAACCCACAATTCAGTAAGGGAGGCAGGACTAACAGCCACATACATTTAGGGGATCAAAGCAGAAATGCATATAAACCAGAGCTGTGTGGAGCGACACAGAAGCAGGTATCACCTGGCCACGGAGGAGGCCAAGCGCTTCTGCCTTTCCGGTGTTTCACCTTGGCCGTGCCCTTTCTGGGCCTCGGCCTCGTCACCTGAGGAAGGGGCCGTTCAAGACAGACAAGCGGGGTAGGCACAACGCTTCACCCTGGGAGCTTTCTAACCCTGGTCCAGGGTCTAACACCAGCTCCCTCGAGCTGGCCtggagcgggcgggggggggggggggacggcctTGCGCGTGGTGAGGGATCACAGATTTCAACCTCTCGGCGGAAGCTTCAGGAGTTCTGAGACTAAGAGGTACTTCTGAGGACGCCGCGGCGACCCCAGGGACACCCCGACTCGGGTCTGCGGGAAGGCGGGCAGCAGCGCGTCGCGGCTGCGGGAAGGGAACTGCGAACCGCTGGGACTCTCCGCCATGGCCCCCGCCCGCTACCTGCATCTTCcggatgttctctctctccagacTCTTCACCATGGAGTCCACTGCCTCCTGCACCCGCAGCTGCTGCAGCTCCGCCATGGCGACCCCGCGCTACACCCACATGGACTCCGGCGCTCAGACCCGCCTCCTCGCCGCCTCTTCCA is a window encoding:
- the FAM136A gene encoding protein FAM136A — its product is MAELQQLRVQEAVDSMVKSLERENIRKMQGLMFRCSANCCEDSQASMQQVHQCIERCHAPLAQAQALVTTELEKFQDRLARCTMHCNDKAKDSIDAGSKELQVKRQLESCVTKCVDDHMHLIPTMTKKMKESLLSIGK